Proteins from a genomic interval of Helicoverpa armigera isolate CAAS_96S chromosome 9, ASM3070526v1, whole genome shotgun sequence:
- the LOC110369962 gene encoding NADH dehydrogenase [ubiquinone] 1 beta subcomplex subunit 11, mitochondrial: protein MAGLIKLRHMPLMQRCVWNHLNVVSRNISTSKKNSDAAAVASNPKEDKNWVSYGFDYNSKEEDTNMHHASFFFSVTLCLVFGGFAWAYAPDTHLRDWAQREAFLELRRREQAGLPPIDPNYIDPKLINLPKDEEICNLETII, encoded by the coding sequence ATGGCTGGATTAATTAAGCTTCGTCACATGCCTTTAATGCAGAGATGCGTTTGGAACCATTTGAACGTTGTAAGCCGTAACATTTCTACTTCGAAAAAGAACAGCGATGCTGCTGCTGTTGCTTCTAACCCCAAGGAAGACAAGAACTGGGTGAGCTATGGGTTTGATTATAATAGCAAAGAGGAAGATACCAATATGCACCACGCATCATTCTTTTTTTCTGTAACACTGTGTTTAGTCTTCGGTGGATTTGCCTGGGCTTATGCCCCCGATACACATCTAAGAGACTGGGCTCAGAGAGAAGCATTTTTGGAACTGCGACGCCGTGAACAAGCAGGTCTTCCTCCAATCGATCCTAACTACATCGATCCAAAGTTAATTAATCTTCCCAAAGATGAGGAAATCTGCAATCTTgaaactattatttaa
- the LOC110370016 gene encoding uncharacterized protein LOC110370016, which translates to MCDKTVLRSLVVAVVVACAVARPEPPTSYGAPSQSYSAPSSSYGAPSSSYGAPAPQYGPPQQPIVHKHVYVHVPPPDNDIPQPRKPIWVPPPQKHYKIVFIKAPTPPTPTAPVIPVQPQNEEKTLVYVLVKKPEEQPDIVIPTPAPTQPSKPEVYFIRYKTQKQEGYPESPKPEYGPPASAPSSEYGAP; encoded by the exons ATGTGTGACAAAACG GTACTACGATCTCTAGTGGTGGCGGTGGTGGTCGCCTGCGCGGTCGCGAGGCCAGAGCCTCCGACGTCGTATGGCGCCCCCTCCCAGTCCTATAGTGCTCCCTCATCGTCTTACGGTGCTCCCTCATCATCGTATGGTGCTCCCGCGCCACAGTACGGACCGCCCCAACAGCCCATAGTACATAAGCATGTTTACGTGCACGTCCCACCTCCAGACAACGACATTCCTCAACCCCGCAAACCAATCTGGGTGCCACCTCCTCAGAAACATTACAAGATAGTGTTCATCAAGGCGCCGACTCCACCCACCCCTACTGCGCCTGTCATTCCTGTGCAGCCTCAGAATGAGGAGAAGACTCTCGTCTACGTGTTGGTGAAGAAACCCGAGGAGCAGCCCGACATTGTCATCCCGACACCGGCGCCTACGCAGCCCTCAAAACCAGAGGTTTACTTCATCAGATACAAGACACAG aaacAGGAAGGTTATCCGGAATCTCCCAAGCCCGAGTACGGCCCTCCCGCTTCAGCTCCATCGTCAGAATACGGTGCTCCTTAA
- the LOC110369961 gene encoding uncharacterized protein LOC110369961, producing the protein MSLKIEAEIIVESEPCVLTWGNKLFVGTEDGSIKAFDEKLVAKESWAAHAVQPFALATDGATLYSSSNDGPIKVWSITGDKIAELPTTGADVGSLHVFDKQLYAGDEDGNIAVYENNALKAKYNVLEEVKDLSFSPPFLFTVRDLYVTATEIKPEESKTRFTTRHTMEGRAPLRISGNRLVFMSRDGNSLKLHDCSIDTSFKLLHEIKVSDMIVTSLSTSGDYVWTAGWDGFVRRWKIAGDKLEPCGEINLGGCVNSIAANGDSVYAAVTGGKIVHLR; encoded by the exons ATGTCATTAAAAATAGAAGCTGAAATTATAGTAGAATCAGAACCGTGTGTGTTGACCTGGGGCAACAAGTTGTTTGTTGGCACTGAAGATGGTTCCATTAAA gcaTTTGATGAGAAACTGGTGGCAAAGGAGTCCTGGGCTGCACATGCAGTACAGCCATTTGCATTAGCTACTGATGGAGCCACCTTGTACTCCTCGTCCAATGACGGACCCATTAAAGTTTGGTCGATTACCGGGGACAAAATCGCTGAACTACCAACTACAGGTGCTGACGTGGGCTCTCTTCATGTATTTGACAAACAACTTTATGCTGGTGATGAAGATGGCAAC ATTGCAGTGTATGAAAATAATGCGTTGAAAGctaaatacaatgttttggaAGAGGTTAAGGACTTGTCGTTCTCTCCGCCGTTCCTGTTTACAGTTCGGGACCTCTACGTCACTGCCACAGAAATAAAGCCAG AGGAATCCAAGACCCGTTTCACTACAAGGCACACAATGGAAGGTCGAGCTCCTTTGCGGATATCGGGAAATCGACTCGTATTCATGTCTCGCGATGGAAATAGCTTAAAATTACATGATTGCTCAATTGACACCAGTTTCAAACTGCTCCATGAAATAAAG GTCAGTGACATGATTGTTACAAGTTTGTCGACTAGCGGCGACTACGTGTGGACTGCAGGTTGGGACGGCTTCGTACGCCGTTGGAAGATAGCTGGTGACAAATTGGAACCCTGTGGGGAAATAAATCTTGGTGGTTGTGTTAATTCTATTGCTGCCAATGGAGACAGTGTTTATGCAGCTGTGACTGGTGGAAAAATTGTTCATTTGCGATAG